Proteins encoded together in one Carya illinoinensis cultivar Pawnee chromosome 3, C.illinoinensisPawnee_v1, whole genome shotgun sequence window:
- the LOC122305836 gene encoding early nodulin-like protein 1, which produces MAPFSMSSITALMLFLLTVFSYIGLFPVSSFEFQVGGTQTQGWVVPPVNDSKIYNDWASETRFRVGDTVRFKYEKDSVMEVNETDYKRCNSSHPNFFSNTGNTVFGLDYPGPFYFISGVSGHCKKGQRLIVKVMSAEAEQSAPSEGEKSSGSRVAVSSLGVVSALFVLCFALSYMVLSF; this is translated from the exons ATGGCTCCTTTCTCCATGAGTTCGATCACAGCATTAATGCTCTTCTTATTGACCGTCTTCTCTTATATCGGGCTTTTCCCAGTATCCTCCTTTGAGTTCCAAGTCGGAGGCACCCAAACCCAAGGTTGGGTCGTCCCCCCGGTCAATGATAGCAAGATCTACAATGACTGGGCCTCTGAAACCCGCTTCCGAGTTGGCGACACTGTCC gttttaaGTACGAGAAGGACTCGGTTATGGAGGTGAATGAGACAGACTACAAGAGGTGCAATTCCTCGCACCCCAACTTCTTCTCCAACACCGGGAACACAGTTTTCGGGTTGGATTATCCGGGGCCTTTCTACTTCATTAGTGGAGTATCCGGGCACTGCAAGAAGGGTCAGCGGCTGATCGTAAAGGTGATGTCGGCGGAGGCCGAGCAGTCAGCTCCATCTGAAGGTGAGAAATCGTCTGGTTCCCGTGTTGCGGTTTCCTCGCTTGGAGTAGTCTCTGCATTATTTGTTCTTTGCTTTGCGTTATCATATATGGTGCTTAGTTTTTAG